CGCACCGGAGATCTACCGCGTGCCCATGAGCTACCCCTACCGCGAAGAAGCGGACATCAAGGGTGAAGAGGCCGCACGCCGCGCCATCACCATGATCGAGAAGCAAATCGGTGCGGACTCCGTGGCCGCCATCCTGATCGAGCCCATCCAGGGCGAGGGCGGCTTCATCGTCCCGGCCGACGGCTTCCTGCCCACCCTGGCCGCCTGGGCCAAGGACAATGGCGTGGTCTTCATCGCTGATGAGGTCCAGTCAGGCTTCTGCCGCACCGGCGAATGGTTCGCCTCCCAGCACGAAGGCGTGGTCCCGGACATCATCACCATGGCCAAGGGCATCGGTGGCGGTCTGCCGCTCTCCGCCATCACCGGCCGCGCCGACCTCATGGACGCTGTGCACCCCGGCGGCCTCGGCGGCACCTACGGCGGAAACCCCGTTGCCTGCGCCGCCGCGCTCGCCGCCATCAAGACCATGAAAGACCACGATCTCAACGCTCGCGCTGTGAACATTGAACGGATCGTGACCGAGCGTTTCACGGCCCTTGTTGAGGAGCTGGGCGAAGCCGGCATCATCGGTGAAATCCGCGGCCGCGGCGCCATGATGGCGATCGAACTGGTCAAGCCCGGCACCGCCAACACCACCAAGGAAGTCAACGCCGAGGCCGCCAAGGCCATCGCTGGCGCCTGTCTGCAGGCCGGTGTCATCATCCTGACGTGCGGCACCTACGCTAACGTCATCCGCCTGCTCCCGCCGCTGGTCATCAGCGACGAACTGCTGGGCGACGGCCTGGACGTCCTCTCCGACGCCATCCGCGCGGCCGTCTAGACCGGACCCTCCCTCAGCGTTTGGGGTGAATCTGGCAACGCTCCCTCAATAGTTGGGAGAAGGAAGTCCGACGGCGGCACCTGGGATGAGCTCTTGGCTCGCCCCGGGTGCCGTTTTTGTGCGTCATGGAGCGTGGTTCCTGAACTGTGATGGGTAGGCTGGGAAGAATATTTTCCACGAGGCACGGCACATTGGGGTGGCATGGGCAGTCAAGGGTTTGACCGGAGGTATCCGGCAATGTTCCAGCCGGGAGGCGAGGGTGAACCCGGTGAGCTGTATGTGCCGTCGCCGCTCCCGCCTCGGAAAAGTCCGGACACGGCGCACCAGGATGAGCGGCCCGCCGGTGATCCGGCGGTGCGGACCGCCGTAGCCGTCTGGCCGTCCGCGCCGCCCGTGGTGGAAATTCCCGGCCCGTTCACGGGAGGCCTGAAAGCGGGAGCGGGGCCTCTTACGGCGGACGCCCGCGAGGAGGCCGGCCGCGATCCGGACGGTCTTGGGCCTGGCGGCCGCGGGCAGGGCAGCAACGATCCGGACGGGCGTGAGACAGCCAGCATCGATCCGGACGGGCGTGAGACAGCCAGCAACGATCCGGACGGGCGTGAGACAGCCAATAGCGATCCGGACGAAAGCCTGGCGGCGGGCCGCCCGGCGCGTGAGATCCAGTGGAACGCCAGGACCTGGGTCATCTGCCTATCAGCCATTCTGCTGGCCTTTGCCGGTTCGGCTTTCTGCCTCCTTGCAACACAATTCATCCCCGATGCGGCCAGTGTGGACCCCACGGAGCATCACGGGATCATGGTGGCCCCCTGGGGTGTGCTGATCCTGCCGGGGGCTTCGGCGCTTCTTGCCGCGGCCTTGGGAATGCTGGCTGGCCTGTTCCTTGCCGCAGCACGGCATTACACCGACAAGGCTTGGTGGCATCACGGTGCCGCGGCAGCCGTGGGACTTGCAGCTTTGGCCGGTGGTTTTGTGGGGATTTTCAGCGAAATGTTGTTCGCCGAGACCCTCTACAATCCCGGCGCATACCAAGAAAGCTATTACGTCCCCTGGTTCATTGTGTTTCAGCAAGCAGCCTGGCAACTGCTGCTGTTGGGACTAGGCATCCTCGCGCTGGTTGCAATCATCCGGCCAGGAAGGGGCGGTATTCCCGGCAGGCCATCCACTGCGGTGGCCTTGTGGACAGGCCTCCTCATGAGCTGTGCTGGGGTGTGGACCTGGTTTGCCACGCAGCTGTATCCGCTGGTCGAGGGGCGGATGGTCACGGTGGACGAGCAGCAGAACTACATGGTGCAGCCATGGACCAACATCATCAGTCAGGCCGGCGGACCGCTCGTCATGGTCGGTTCCGCTGCCCTGTTCTTGTGGGTGTTTATGCTGGCGACCACACGGCGGACCGCCGTGGAGCCGCTAATCGAGGACGAATGGGAACAGGTGGCCGGCCATGAACCGGGATGAATTCGATGCGCGCTACCCGGAGATGTTCCAGCCAGGCGGTGAGGAACACGACTTCCAGGTGTACATCCCGGAACCTGCTCCGCAGAACCCGGACCATGCCAGCTTCCGTGCGCCTCAAGCACCCAGAGAAGATCGTGTCACTGCGGTTCGTGCCACGGCAGTGGAAGCCCGGTCCGGCAGCGGGGGACAACTACCTGAACCCGCCACGGAATCGCCTCACCGCACCCAGCCCGAAGCCCACGACGTTCACACGCACCAATTCAGCTCCCATGAACAGGAACATGAACACGGTGAGCGCGAGGAGCCCCATCATTTCACCACACCCCTCACCCGGCGTGTGAGCCGTTGGTCCGCCAGATCTTGGGTTGCCGCCAGCGTGGCCATTCTGGTGGTCTTTGCCGGATCAGCGTTTTGCCTCTTGGCAACCTTTCTCATTCCCAGTTCTGCAAGCCCCGACCCAACCGAAAATCACGGTGTCATGCTAGTTCCATGGGGATTTGTCATTTTTCCGGGTGCTCCGGCCCTGTTCACTGCTGGTTTGGGCATGCTCGCTGCTCTTTTGTTGGTGGCGGCTCGCCACTACGTGCGGCGTGCATGGTGGTTTCAGGCAGCCGCGGCGCTAGTAGGAATCGCTGCCCTCGCAGTCGGGGCTGTGACGCTGTTCAGCGAGCAGCTCTTCACCGAATTGATTTACAGCCCGAATAACTATCAGCAAGATAGCCCGGCTATTCCGTGGTATTCCGTGTTCGCGATGGCCAACGCGCAACTGCTGGTTCTCGGCCCGGCACTCTTGTCCGTCGTCGTGATCCTGCATCCCGGAAGAATGGGAACCCCGACAATAGTGTCCGCAAAAACGACCTTCTGGACGGGAATGATCGTCACAGCGTCCGGTGTCTGGGCATGGTTTGCGCAGCAGCTCTTCCCCCTCGCCGAGGGCAAAATGTTAGAGCTGGAGGATCAAAACATTACGACGTCGCCCTGGACCTACAACCTGTCCCAAGGCGGCGGCCCTCTCATTTTGGTGGGGACGGCTGTGCTGTTCTGGTGCGTCTTGATCCTGGCCACCAGCCACCGTGTGCTGGTGGAGACTACGCCGGTGGAGAGTGATAGCGATGACGACGACGGTGCCCTCGAGACCGCAGAAGGCAGCTATATCCAGGGCACGCCATGAGTCCTGACACTGATTGCGCCTGGGGAAGCTGTTGTCCAGGCCACCCGCCGTTGTACAGTCAGTGCTACGACTCCGGCACAGTGACGTGCCGGGCACCGCGAAAGGTTGCTTCATGAAATATGTAGTGGGATACCGGCCAGATGAGCGTGGCGCTGATGCCGTTGCTCTTGCCACGGTCATCGCCAGAACTCAAGGTGCGCAACTGCATCTGGTTCACGTGGTTCACGACGACAAGAACGTGGACGCCACTGTGGAAAAACAAGCGTTGGCCATGGTGTCCAGCGATGTTGAGGCCACCTTTTCTACGCGCGTTGCCGATTCCTTTGTCCACGGACTGATCGATGCGGCCAAAGAGGATGACGCCGTCCTCATTGTGGTGGGTGCCGCCAGCAACGGCCTGTTCAAGCGTTTCACCTTGGGCTCGGTGGCCAACGGGCTCCTCCACGCATCGCCTGTTCCCGTGGCACTCGCCCCTCGCGGCTACAACCGCAAGGCTCCGCTGACGCGACTGACAGTCATGACCGGCATGCGTGCGGGATGGCAGGCCGTGCTGGACGTCGGCACCACCGCAGCCTCCCGGCGCCACGTGCCGCTGCGCCTGGTCTCCGTTGTGGAAATCGACCAGTTGAATCAAACCGATTTTGATCTCGACAACGCATTGAGTCCGGCGAAGCAGCATGTAAACACGGTGCTGAGCGCGGCCGCCGCCAAACTCCCTGACAACAAGGTCACGGTCACACTCGCGCACGGCCGCAACATTGAAGAAGCCATTGACGGAATCGGCTGGAAATCCGGCGAACTGGTCATCGTCGGCTCCAGCCGCCTGGCCGAAAACCGCAAGATCTTCCTCGGCTCCACAGCCAACAAGATCCTGCGCTCGCTGCCAGTGCCCATGGTGGTGGTCCCGCGCGACTTCGTATCGCCTGGAATCTAGCCCGGAATCTGAGACGCCAAAGGGGCTTACTTTTCCAGGAAGGCGTCGCTGAACAGGAGCTGCAGGCCCTCTGCCATGGTGGGGTGGGCGATCACGGCATCGCGCAGGCGCTGGTAGGGCAGCTGGCCCAGCATGGCCATCTGCACCACGGCGATCACCTCACTGGATTCATGGCCCAGCAGGCTGACGCCGAGGATCTGGTCCGTGGTGCGGTCCACCACGGCTTTCCAGATGCCGTCCAGATGACCCACCGTGCGGGCGCGGGGGATGGCTGTGACGGGCATTGTCGCCACCCGGATATCGTGGCCGGCGGCACGGGCTTGCGCCTCGGAGAGACCCACACGGCCCAGCTCTGGCGTGGTGAAAACACAATACGGAATGAGCCGATTGCGGGTGCTGTGAAGCGATTCTTCTGAGGTTGCCGCAAGATTCGCCTTCAGTATGCGGTAGTCATTCCAGGAGGCATGGGTGAATTGTGGTGTTCCGGCCACATCTCCGGCAGCCCACACACCCGGGGCAGTGGTCCGCAGGAATTCATCCACCTGGATTAGCCCCTTGTCTGTAAGTTCGACGCCGGCCCCCTGAAGTCCCAGCCCTGCCGTGACGGGTTCGCGGCCCAGAGCTACCAGAATCTCTGCTGCTTCTGCGGTGCTTCCATCGGAAAGCGTAACGGTGACGGTGCCGTTGGAACGGGAGACCGATTCGGCCGCGGCACCCAACCGCACGCTCACGCCGTCGGACTCTAGAGCGCTGGCAACAGCTGACGAGACATCAGCGTCTTCAAGGGGGAGCAGGGCTTGGCCGCGCTGGATGATCGTGACGGCGACGCCCATGATGGCCAGCATGGAAGCGAATTCGCAGCCGATGTATCCGCCGCCCAGGATGAGGATGCTCTCGGGAAGTTCGGCCAGGGCCAAGATGCTGGTGCTGGTCAAGGGGGCCGCCGCGCGCAGGCCGGGAAGGTCCGGAACGGACGGAACCATCCCGGTGTTGACCACCACGTTGGTGCCGGACAGCGTGCGGCGCGTGCCGGCGTCGTCCGTCACGTCAATGGTGCGCGGGCCGGTGAAGTGGGCTTCGCCAATCACCAAATCCATGCCGGACGCCAGGAAGGATTTGCGCTGGCCGGCAACCATAGTGCCCACCACATCCTCCTTGCGGGCGCGCAGCAGGTTGATGCTGATGGCGGGGGAGGCAGTGGCATCAATGCCGAATTCCGCAGCCCGCCGGGTGAGCGCCAGAAGTCGGGCGCTGTTGACGAGTGTTTTGGTGGGGATGCAGGCGACATTGATACAGGTGCCGCCAATCATGCCACGTTCCACCAGGGCTACGCGTTGGCCGGCTGCCGCCAGATCCATCGCTAAGGACTTTCCGGCCTTGCCGCCTCCGACTACCAGAAGGTCAAAGTTTTCCGTTGTCATAGTGTTCCTTACGTAGCTTCGGTCAGGATTTTACGGGGGCTAAGCTTCGCAGTCGGGATGACTTGCGATAGTGCAGGAGCATGTCGGTCACGAGGATGATCAGGGCCACCCAGACGATCGCGAAGCCGATCCACCGTTCAACGCTCATGTGTTCATCGAGGAGGGTGATGGCAATGATGAACTGGACCACCGGGGTCATGAACTGCAACAAGCCGATGCCCGTCATGGACAGGCGCCGGGCCGAGGCGCCAAAGAACAGAAGGGGCACCGCGGTCACAATGCCCGCGGCCACCATCAGCCAGAAGTGGCCAGCCCCCATCCCCGTCAGCGTGGCCTGGCCCATGAGTGTCACGATCACGATGGCTGTGATGGCGAAGGGCGTCAGAACTGCGGTTTCAATACTGAGGCTGGTGATGGCGTCTACCCTGCCGCCCACGCGGTTCTTGACGAAGCCGTAGAGGCCAAAGCTAGCGGCCAGAATAAGGGCGATCCAGGGCAGTTTGCCGTAACTGAACGTCAGGACCACCACGGCCACGAAGCCAATGCCTACGGCCGTCCACTGCAAGGGGCGTAGCCGTTCTTTGAGCAGGATGACGCCCAACAGCACAGAGAAGAGGGGATTGATGAAGTACCCCAGGGACGCCTCAATGGTGTTGCCCGTGGTTACCGCAAAGACATATGTAAGCCAGTTGATCACAATGAGGAAACCAGCAACGGTGAGGGTCCCCATGATGCGCCGACTCCTGAGAGCGGCGCCAATCTTGCCCCAGCCGCGGGACACGGTGATGATGATGGCGCAAAAGATCACTGACCAGACCACGCGGTTGGCGACAATTTCAATGCTGTTGGCTGGAATGAGCAAGATGAAGTAGAGCGGCATCAAGCCCCACAAGCCGTAGGCACCTACGCCGTAGAGCGCGCCTTTCGCGCCCTCGGATCGCGCAGGCTTGAGTGCTTTTTGTTGTTTACCGGAAGTGTCGCTTAATTGAGGTTCGCTAGGTGTCACACAGCCCATAACAACACCGATGCAGATTAAATGCCATGTCCACTTGGATGTGACTGGACGGCAACGTCCGTATTAGCTGTTTGCGCGGGTTTTAGAATACGGGCGCCACGTGGCCGAAAGCCTGCGGATCCCACTTCCTGGTCAGCTAGCGTCACCAGGGAAACCGCCACAATTTCGGGGCGAAGCAGCCAGTTATTTGCGGTTGTTGCCGGTGAGTAGTTGATCACTTTCGCATGCGGACTCTTTCGGGCTCCGGTTGTTGCCAATTAGACTAAGAAAGTAGCGCTTAATTCGCGCTTCCTTGTGCAACAGTTTAACCAGCGACCCCGCTGATGTTGCGATTCTTCGGTTCGGAAGGACTTCTGTCTTGGCTAACTTGAGCACCACCCGCCCCATCCGCGTGGCCATCATCGGCTCTGGCCCGGCGGGCGTGTATGCGGCGGACATTCTGACGAAGTCCCAGGAAGTGGCTGGCGGGGACGTCCAGGTGAGTATTGACCTCTTTGAATCGCAGCCCGCGCCGTACGGCCTGATCCGGTATGGCGTTGCCCCGGACCACCCCCGGATCAAGGGCATCATGAACGCCCTTCATAAGGTGCTGGACCGCGGGGATATCCGATTCTTTGGCAACGTCATGTACGGCCGGGACCTGACGCTCACGGACCTGCGCGCCCACTACGACGCAATCATCTTCGCCACGGGTGCCACGAAGGATGCCGTGATGGACATCCCCGGTATCGAGCTGGATGGCTCCTATGGCGGTGCCGACTTTGTCTCCTGGTACGACGGTCACCCCGATGTCTCCCGCGAATGGCCCCTGACGGCCAAGGAAATCGCCGTCATTGGTAACGGCAATGTGGCCCTCGATGTGGCCCGCGTGCTCTCCAAGCACGCCGATGACATGCTCGTCACTGAAATTCCGGACAACGTCTACGCGGGGCTGAAGACTTCACCGGTCACCGATGTGCATATCTTTGGCCGCCGCGGCCCCGCCCAAGTGAAGTTCACACCGCTGGAACTGCGCGAACTTTCACACTCCCGCGACGTTGACATTGTGCTCTACGAGGAGGACTTCGACTTCGACGAGGCCTCCGATGCCGCCATTAAGAGCAACAACCAGGTCAAGATCATGGTCAACACCCTGACCAATTGGCTTGCGGAAGAACACGACGAGACCCGGGTTCCGGCGTCGCGCCGCCTCCACCTGCACTTCCTCCACACGCCCGTGGAAATCACCGGCACCGATGGGCACGTCAGCGGCATTAAGTTTGAGCGCAATGAATTGGATGGCACGGGCAATGTGCGTGGCACGGGCGAGTTCATCGATTACCCGGTTCAGGCCGTGTACCGGGCCGTGGGTTATTTGGGTTCAGAGTTGGCCGAGATTGATTTTGATGCCCGCCGAGGCGTCATCCCGAACGACGGCGGACGTGTCCTGAGTGCCGACGGGACCCATGTGCCGGGCATCTATGCCACGGGCTGGATCAAGCGGGGACCGGTGGGCCTGATTGGCAGCACTAAGGGTGACGCCTTGGAGACCATTGGCTGCCTGTTGGAGGATCGGCTCAGCCTGCCCGCGGCGCAGTTCCCCGGGGAGCAGGACGTGAGCGACTTACTGGAATCTCGCGGCGTGGAATTCACGACCTGGGAAGGCTGGAACAAGCTGGACGCTCACGAAAAACACCTGGGTGCAAGCTACAACGCTGCCCACGGCGTTGCCGTGGTGCGCGAACGGATCAAGGTCGTTGACCGGGAACAGATGGTCAACATTTCCAAGAAATAGCAGCCACCAACCGCAGGACGAACTCTTGCAGCAGCTAAGGCACGTTGTGGCCCCAAACCGTCGGTTTGGGGCCACAATCATTTGGCGGACACCTTTTCAGCGACGACGGCCTGAAAAAACCAGTGACTCCTTTTCGCGTCATGAACCACTGCGGCGGCACTCTCACTAATTGACTCAACCGGAAATGCGGTTGTCGAATGGGGAAAGTTGCTTATTGCTCATGTTGAGAAAAAATCTTTGGCGGGGCCGGAAATGGGCTGGGGCTGCTGCAGCCGTTGCCGTGGCTGGATCATTGGCCGCAAGTGCCTTGCCGGCGTTTGCAAGTCCGGAATTGCTCACGCCGCCGGTGCCAGCTTTGGCGGGCGCCATCGTCTCGCCCAACCCGGAACTGCCGCAAAAATGCGGCCTCAACCTGGCCATGGTCTTCGATATGTCCGCGTCCATGAGTAACTCGGATGTCTCCACCGTGAAGGAAGCCAGCACGGCAGCCGTTGCGGCGCTGCAAGGCACAGCGACCACGATGGGCGTTTACAGTTTCGCGACATTTGCACAGCAGGAGCTGGCCGCCACCTCGCTGGCCTCCGCGCAGGGAGCCGGCAGCGTCACCAACAGCATCAACGCCCTGGTTCGCCCCAGTGACACGCGAACCTGGGATGGGGGCACCAACTGGCAGCAGGGCCTGAACATCGTCCCCGCAAGCACCTACGACGGCGTTATCTTCTTCACCGACGGCGACCCAACATTCTATGGACCCGCACCGCTGAATGAGCGCGGTGACGGGGCCAGCGGAAACGGGGGCACCGGCCAGGGAGGCGACGCCAATATCGCGGCTTCCCTGAACGCGGCTATCCCCGAGGCCAACAGGCTCAAGGATGCCGGAACACGCATCGTCAGTGTGGGTGTCACGGGTGCGAATGCGGACCGACTGGCCAAAATTTCCGGACCGGTTGCCGGGTCCGACTACTTCACCACCAACTATGACGAGTTGGCGAACATCCTCAAGGGTATTGCCACGGCAGGTTGCTCCGGCACGCTCAACGTGAACAAGGCTGTTGAGGCCTTTGATTCCACTGAAACCACACCCGGAGAGGGGTGGGTCTTCGATGCCGCCGCTGAAGGGGCCGAACCGGCAGTCCTGACCACCGGCGCCAACGGGCAAGCCGGCATGAGCTTGAACTTCCCCGCGAAGGCACCCGTCAAGGTCACCATCAAGGAACGTCAGCAGCCCGGCTACTCCGTGGTAGCGAAGAATGGCTTCAATGCCGTCTGCACCCGTGACGGTCGGCCGCTGCCGGTGGCCAACACGGACGACGCCGGAAACATCGGCTTCGAGGTAACTGCGGAAGCTGGCACCATCACCTCCTGCACCGTGACAAACAAGGCCCCCATTAAGGCCTGGACCATGGAAAAGACCTCTGATACCGCAGGCACCGTCAACCCGGGCGACACAATCACTTACACAGTTGTTGCCAGCAATACCGGGGAGGAAACCGTGGACGGCATCACTTTCCTTGATGACCTGTCCGACGTCCTGGACGATGCAACGTTTGTCAGCGGATCGGCAAAACTCGTCGTGGACGGCGGGGCAGCTGCAGCGGTGGCGGACCCGGCGGGCAACATTCTGACAGCCGGCCCGTTCAGCCTTGCCAAGGGCGGCTCAGCGGCCCTGAGCTACCAGGTTCAGGTCAAGGACGACGCCTATGGAGCAACCCTGACCAATGCGGTGACAGGCACCGGATCGGTTCCGCCGGCACAGTGTGTTGCCGCCGATCCGTGCACCACCACGGACATCGTGCCGCCCAAGCCGTCCCCGACGGCAACACCGACGCCGACTGAGACGGAAACGCCGACGCCGACTGAGACGGAAACGCCGACGCCGACTGAGACGGAAACACCGACCGAGGCGCCGAGCGAAACTGGAGTGCCCACCACCGGCGCTCCCGCGACCACCGAGGCAGTGGCCACAACTGCGCCGGGGACAGGTCCGGCGTCGAACATGGAAACAGCTGTAACGGCTCCCGGCAAGGACCTGGCAGTCACCGGAGCGGGCTCCGCTCTGCCGCTGCTTCTGGGCGGGCTGCTATTGGCTGGCGGGACAACGATGCTTCTGCTCCGACGCATCCGCCGCGCACACTAAGAGCTAGCGCACGCAAGATTGCGCTGTCGGAGGCTGTCCACGGGAGACCGGTGGACAGCCTCCGACAGTGGCATTTAAAGGGGTAGAAAAGTTTTTTCAAAACGTTATCAATTTTCGCGTCATGAATCTGGCTAATCGCACTCACAGCCCGGCGGCCGCGGCTGGGTAGACTGCACATGCTGATTGAGGGACGCTCAATGAAGAGGATGGGGCAGCGTGGCAGAGAAGAACATCGGCGTTGTTGAAGACGCCGCGGACACACCGGACAGCGATGAGCAGTTGATCCGGCAGCTTCGCGACGGCAATACGCAGGCATACGCTGGCCTCTACGAGCGCCATGTTGCAGCCGCCCGGGCTACCGCAAACAGGCACGCAAGCAATTCCAGCGACGTGGCCGATCTGGTGGCCGAGGCAT
The Arthrobacter alpinus genome window above contains:
- a CDS encoding dihydrolipoyl dehydrogenase family protein, coding for MTTENFDLLVVGGGKAGKSLAMDLAAAGQRVALVERGMIGGTCINVACIPTKTLVNSARLLALTRRAAEFGIDATASPAISINLLRARKEDVVGTMVAGQRKSFLASGMDLVIGEAHFTGPRTIDVTDDAGTRRTLSGTNVVVNTGMVPSVPDLPGLRAAAPLTSTSILALAELPESILILGGGYIGCEFASMLAIMGVAVTIIQRGQALLPLEDADVSSAVASALESDGVSVRLGAAAESVSRSNGTVTVTLSDGSTAEAAEILVALGREPVTAGLGLQGAGVELTDKGLIQVDEFLRTTAPGVWAAGDVAGTPQFTHASWNDYRILKANLAATSEESLHSTRNRLIPYCVFTTPELGRVGLSEAQARAAGHDIRVATMPVTAIPRARTVGHLDGIWKAVVDRTTDQILGVSLLGHESSEVIAVVQMAMLGQLPYQRLRDAVIAHPTMAEGLQLLFSDAFLEK
- a CDS encoding universal stress protein — translated: MKYVVGYRPDERGADAVALATVIARTQGAQLHLVHVVHDDKNVDATVEKQALAMVSSDVEATFSTRVADSFVHGLIDAAKEDDAVLIVVGAASNGLFKRFTLGSVANGLLHASPVPVALAPRGYNRKAPLTRLTVMTGMRAGWQAVLDVGTTAASRRHVPLRLVSVVEIDQLNQTDFDLDNALSPAKQHVNTVLSAAAAKLPDNKVTVTLAHGRNIEEAIDGIGWKSGELVIVGSSRLAENRKIFLGSTANKILRSLPVPMVVVPRDFVSPGI
- the gabT gene encoding 4-aminobutyrate--2-oxoglutarate transaminase, translating into MSMSDIQYRLDQKRQILGAFPGPKSQALDERRKAVVAGGVASTVPVYVADADGGIITDVDGNSFIDLGSGIAVTSVGASDANVVEAVREQVGHFTHTCFMVTPYESYIQVAEELNALTPGTHEKRTVLFNSGAEAVENAVKVARLATGRDAIVAFDHAYHGRTNLTMALTAKAMPYKTNFGPFAPEIYRVPMSYPYREEADIKGEEAARRAITMIEKQIGADSVAAILIEPIQGEGGFIVPADGFLPTLAAWAKDNGVVFIADEVQSGFCRTGEWFASQHEGVVPDIITMAKGIGGGLPLSAITGRADLMDAVHPGGLGGTYGGNPVACAAALAAIKTMKDHDLNARAVNIERIVTERFTALVEELGEAGIIGEIRGRGAMMAIELVKPGTANTTKEVNAEAAKAIAGACLQAGVIILTCGTYANVIRLLPPLVISDELLGDGLDVLSDAIRAAV
- a CDS encoding FAD-dependent oxidoreductase, coding for MANLSTTRPIRVAIIGSGPAGVYAADILTKSQEVAGGDVQVSIDLFESQPAPYGLIRYGVAPDHPRIKGIMNALHKVLDRGDIRFFGNVMYGRDLTLTDLRAHYDAIIFATGATKDAVMDIPGIELDGSYGGADFVSWYDGHPDVSREWPLTAKEIAVIGNGNVALDVARVLSKHADDMLVTEIPDNVYAGLKTSPVTDVHIFGRRGPAQVKFTPLELRELSHSRDVDIVLYEEDFDFDEASDAAIKSNNQVKIMVNTLTNWLAEEHDETRVPASRRLHLHFLHTPVEITGTDGHVSGIKFERNELDGTGNVRGTGEFIDYPVQAVYRAVGYLGSELAEIDFDARRGVIPNDGGRVLSADGTHVPGIYATGWIKRGPVGLIGSTKGDALETIGCLLEDRLSLPAAQFPGEQDVSDLLESRGVEFTTWEGWNKLDAHEKHLGASYNAAHGVAVVRERIKVVDREQMVNISKK
- the rarD gene encoding EamA family transporter RarD codes for the protein MGCVTPSEPQLSDTSGKQQKALKPARSEGAKGALYGVGAYGLWGLMPLYFILLIPANSIEIVANRVVWSVIFCAIIITVSRGWGKIGAALRSRRIMGTLTVAGFLIVINWLTYVFAVTTGNTIEASLGYFINPLFSVLLGVILLKERLRPLQWTAVGIGFVAVVVLTFSYGKLPWIALILAASFGLYGFVKNRVGGRVDAITSLSIETAVLTPFAITAIVIVTLMGQATLTGMGAGHFWLMVAAGIVTAVPLLFFGASARRLSMTGIGLLQFMTPVVQFIIAITLLDEHMSVERWIGFAIVWVALIILVTDMLLHYRKSSRLRSLAPVKS
- a CDS encoding vWA domain-containing protein, which produces MLRKNLWRGRKWAGAAAAVAVAGSLAASALPAFASPELLTPPVPALAGAIVSPNPELPQKCGLNLAMVFDMSASMSNSDVSTVKEASTAAVAALQGTATTMGVYSFATFAQQELAATSLASAQGAGSVTNSINALVRPSDTRTWDGGTNWQQGLNIVPASTYDGVIFFTDGDPTFYGPAPLNERGDGASGNGGTGQGGDANIAASLNAAIPEANRLKDAGTRIVSVGVTGANADRLAKISGPVAGSDYFTTNYDELANILKGIATAGCSGTLNVNKAVEAFDSTETTPGEGWVFDAAAEGAEPAVLTTGANGQAGMSLNFPAKAPVKVTIKERQQPGYSVVAKNGFNAVCTRDGRPLPVANTDDAGNIGFEVTAEAGTITSCTVTNKAPIKAWTMEKTSDTAGTVNPGDTITYTVVASNTGEETVDGITFLDDLSDVLDDATFVSGSAKLVVDGGAAAAVADPAGNILTAGPFSLAKGGSAALSYQVQVKDDAYGATLTNAVTGTGSVPPAQCVAADPCTTTDIVPPKPSPTATPTPTETETPTPTETETPTPTETETPTEAPSETGVPTTGAPATTEAVATTAPGTGPASNMETAVTAPGKDLAVTGAGSALPLLLGGLLLAGGTTMLLLRRIRRAH